A single Blastopirellula retiformator DNA region contains:
- a CDS encoding ABC transporter ATP-binding protein: protein MTDALVQIDNLKTYFHTESGVVKAVDDVSLHIDPGTTMGIVGESGSGKSVTSLTIMQLLAKAARVESGSISFLGRDLVHLPEPEMRKVRGKDIGMIFQEPMTSLNPVFTVGAQVMEAILLHQKVTKAEARQRTIELFEEVGIPNPEERIDSYPHQMSGGQKQRVMIAMALSCNPKLLIADEPTTALDVTIQAQILDILRRLRDERGMAVLFITHDLGVIADIADYVTVMYRGKIVEQGDVVSIFEDPQHPYTKGLLACRPRLDTKYKKLPTVDDFMSATTVDGEVKITEKIVDEARLGELMTEGRGRLLHPKSELDAMGHPWEEGHHAEDAKMVAEGEEPLLQVRDLHVHFPVRKGIFRTVAGYVKAVDGVSFNIYRGQTLGLVGESGCGKTTTGRAIIQLIRPTSGTMHFEDTELSWLNPAPSMADVLPWVTYDRWQRARKLRQLRRQFQIIFQDPYGSLNPRMTVEAAICEPMVIQKIGNKKERRDRAAALLEEVGLNASHLRRYPHEFSGGQRQRICIARALTVEPEFLICDESVSALDVSVQAQVLNLLKDLQLRRGLTYLFISHDLSVVKFMSDMIAVMNQGKIVEFGPADNIYANPQQDYTKRLISATPQDDLDHIRRRQAERKKALEARMAEV from the coding sequence ATGGGGATCGTCGGCGAGTCGGGGTCTGGCAAGAGCGTGACCTCGCTGACCATCATGCAGCTGCTCGCCAAGGCGGCTCGGGTCGAAAGCGGTTCGATCTCGTTTCTGGGGCGCGACCTGGTTCATCTGCCCGAGCCCGAGATGCGCAAAGTGCGCGGCAAAGACATCGGCATGATCTTTCAAGAGCCGATGACCTCGCTCAACCCGGTCTTTACGGTCGGCGCCCAGGTGATGGAAGCGATCTTGTTGCATCAGAAGGTGACCAAGGCCGAAGCCCGGCAGCGGACGATCGAGCTGTTCGAAGAAGTCGGCATCCCCAATCCAGAAGAGCGGATCGACTCGTATCCGCACCAGATGTCAGGCGGGCAAAAACAACGCGTCATGATCGCGATGGCCCTCTCCTGCAATCCGAAACTGCTGATCGCCGACGAGCCGACCACCGCGCTTGACGTAACGATCCAGGCGCAGATCCTCGACATTCTTCGCCGTTTGCGCGATGAACGAGGCATGGCGGTCTTGTTCATTACGCACGACCTGGGCGTGATCGCCGACATCGCCGACTATGTGACGGTGATGTACCGCGGCAAGATTGTCGAGCAGGGAGATGTCGTCTCGATCTTCGAGGACCCGCAGCATCCGTACACCAAAGGTTTGCTCGCCTGTCGGCCGCGGCTTGATACCAAATACAAAAAGCTGCCGACGGTTGACGACTTTATGTCGGCGACGACCGTAGACGGCGAAGTGAAGATCACCGAGAAGATCGTCGACGAAGCTCGCCTGGGCGAGTTGATGACCGAAGGCCGCGGACGGTTGCTGCACCCGAAGTCGGAACTGGACGCGATGGGGCATCCCTGGGAAGAAGGTCATCACGCGGAAGATGCGAAGATGGTCGCCGAAGGGGAAGAGCCGCTGCTGCAGGTCCGTGACTTGCATGTCCACTTCCCGGTTCGCAAAGGGATCTTCCGCACGGTCGCCGGCTATGTCAAAGCGGTCGACGGCGTCAGCTTCAACATTTATCGCGGTCAGACGCTCGGACTGGTTGGCGAGTCAGGTTGCGGCAAGACGACCACCGGTCGGGCGATCATACAGCTGATTCGTCCTACCTCGGGCACGATGCACTTTGAAGACACCGAACTATCGTGGCTCAACCCCGCCCCGTCGATGGCCGACGTGTTGCCGTGGGTGACCTACGATCGTTGGCAGCGTGCCCGCAAGCTGCGCCAACTGCGTCGCCAGTTTCAGATCATCTTCCAAGATCCGTATGGCAGCTTGAATCCGCGGATGACGGTCGAAGCGGCGATCTGCGAGCCGATGGTGATCCAGAAGATTGGCAACAAGAAAGAACGCCGCGACCGGGCCGCCGCCTTGCTCGAAGAAGTGGGCCTGAACGCGTCGCATCTGCGCCGCTATCCGCACGAGTTTTCCGGCGGTCAGCGGCAGCGGATCTGTATCGCCCGGGCGTTGACGGTGGAGCCCGAGTTCTTGATCTGCGACGAGTCGGTTTCGGCCTTGGACGTTTCGGTGCAGGCCCAAGTGTTAAATCTGTTGAAAGATTTGCAGCTGCGTCGCGGGCTGACCTATCTGTTTATCAGCCACGATCTGAGCGTGGTGAAGTTCATGTCGGATATGATCGCCGTCATGAACCAAGGGAAAATCGTCGAGTTTGGCCCGGCCGACAACATTTACGCCAACCCGCAGCAGGATTACACCAAGCGGCTGATCAGTGCGACGCCGCAGGATGACCTCGATCATATCCGTCGGCGTCAGGCCGAGCGGAAAAAGGCGCTCGAGGCCCGGATGGCGGAAGTTTAA